Proteins encoded together in one Lysinibacter cavernae window:
- a CDS encoding putative quinol monooxygenase translates to MTVVVTAIFHPVEGAKDRLIAAMQRGIEAVHDEAGCELYAIHDAEDGTVTMIEKWTTAADLEAHSVGNAVAVLNADIDGLLSRPVQVTLMTPIAIGGSAGAL, encoded by the coding sequence ATGACCGTCGTAGTTACCGCCATCTTCCATCCCGTCGAGGGCGCAAAAGACCGGCTCATTGCGGCCATGCAGCGAGGCATCGAGGCGGTTCATGACGAGGCCGGATGTGAGCTCTATGCGATTCACGACGCCGAAGATGGCACCGTCACTATGATCGAGAAGTGGACAACCGCTGCCGACCTTGAAGCACACTCTGTTGGCAACGCCGTCGCGGTGCTCAACGCCGACATTGATGGCCTGCTTTCGCGGCCGGTTCAGGTGACGCTCATGACGCCAATAGCCATTGGCGGCTCGGCCGGTGCGCTCTAA
- a CDS encoding GrpB family protein → MRSNPPAPGPVSASDITRHHEADPRENPWVDGTPWPETAVVVRANPDWPARYAEAARQILETLEAASVGTTIVCTLEHVGSTAVPGLAAKDVIDIDLTVGDPTDEASYVPALVAIGYTHVIREPSWHEHRMLRLAEPRVNLHVFGRDCPELIRHRLFRDWLIEHPADRQRYESAKFAAAASSVDGVQTREYNAAKERVIHEIYGRAFLAAGLI, encoded by the coding sequence GTGCGCTCTAACCCGCCGGCCCCAGGCCCGGTCTCGGCATCGGATATCACTCGTCACCATGAGGCCGACCCCCGCGAGAATCCGTGGGTCGATGGAACACCGTGGCCTGAGACTGCCGTAGTTGTTCGGGCAAACCCTGATTGGCCTGCACGCTACGCCGAAGCGGCTCGGCAGATCTTGGAGACGCTCGAAGCAGCCTCTGTCGGTACCACGATTGTCTGTACGCTCGAGCACGTCGGATCGACGGCTGTGCCGGGCCTTGCCGCAAAAGACGTTATCGACATAGACCTGACGGTTGGCGACCCAACTGACGAGGCGTCATACGTTCCGGCGCTCGTGGCGATTGGGTACACCCACGTCATCAGGGAACCGTCGTGGCACGAGCACCGGATGCTCCGCCTCGCCGAACCACGGGTCAACCTGCACGTCTTTGGCAGGGACTGCCCAGAGCTGATCAGGCATCGCCTGTTCAGGGACTGGCTTATCGAGCATCCCGCCGACCGTCAGCGGTACGAGTCAGCAAAGTTCGCTGCGGCCGCCTCCAGCGTCGATGGCGTTCAGACGCGTGAATATAATGCCGCTAAAGAGCGGGTGATTCACGAAATCTACGGGCGTGCGTTCCTGGCTGCTGGCCTGATCTAG